Genomic window (Nicotiana sylvestris chromosome 7, ASM39365v2, whole genome shotgun sequence):
acattaattatatatatttagTTATATTTTCTCGGTGGTAAATAGATAATCTTTTAGGAGTTTGTtataaaattttcctttacttttaATAACTATAAAATTTTATATTACCTGCATTGAGTATATGTTATAAGGTTCTCATTATTTTCTATTCTCAATTTTTGAAATTTCATTGCTATTAATAAAATTATCGATAAGAgcaaattaaattattttaaaaaaatttattctACTCATCCTTATCATTATTCAACGCCATTAAATTTTATGCTtgattaatattttttatttttaaaataaaatttagttatTATATAGGTAAGTTCATAGGAAAGATAttagaaaacacaaaaatatcatCATAATAccaaaatagtaaaaaataaaaaatagaaagagATAATTATTGATTAATATAGAGGTTAAAATAGGCATCAAAAAGTCAATTGAGAAATGAGGGGGAGAATGATAATTGTTCAAAGCAGAGGAGGGAGTTTAATTTTTAAAGTAAAATTTGAGGGTATAAATAATTTTCACCCATTTATAATTAGTATTTCTTTAATAGTTAAATTAACTttgatttaattaaaaaaaattgttgcAGGTAAAATTTCACCTGCATTATACAGGTACTTTATTTATGTAACAAATAGTCCCACTTCTGGGAACCTGCCCAAAATCCCAACAAATGAAGACAAAACGAGAAACACGTTTGGGATAGTTTGAGAAACCGCGTCAAAGTCATCGACGGGCATCATCATAATTCTCCCTCGTACATACACATCAAACAATTGCCGTATCTTTTCATAAACCTCGTTGATTGTTGTCTGAATTCCTCTCAGATTGGGCTTTTGGTTCGTATCTCCTACCTGCAATTCCTTTAGCTGATTTTCTAATTGGAGCTTAATGAATTATCCTTTATTTATGTATGCAATAATCTTCTTCAATATATGATAGAGATCTAATCTTTGAGTTAATTATTCATGTGAGACATCTTTTATTTACGCTGAAGAGTCTCTATTTGtactttttttctttaaaatagaTAAAATTACGAAAAGGGTCTTGAAAATTTAGGTCAAGCAGCTTACAGTTTACTTGAATGGGATTAAGTTTACATCTTTAGCTCTATTTATgcttattttcttgaaaatagaTAAAAATAGGGAAATGGCTCTTAAATTTTAGGTCAAGCAGCTTGTAGTTTACTTGAATGGGATAAAATTTATATCTTTAGCTCTATTTGTGCTTATCTTCTTGAAAATAGATAAACATTGGTAAAGGGGTATTAAGTTTTAGGTCAAGCAGGTTGTAGTTTTTACTTGAAATTAGTAGGAACTGTTTGTTTTGGTGTTGTCTGAATGGGGGTTGTAGCCAATGGCGGAGCCAGAAATTTTAACAAGGGGGTTCAAAAATTCGAACTTGGGACTTCAAGCAATTTTTGAACTACCTTTGCCACTACAGGGggattcaaatatatatatatatatatatatatttgccctattacttaaaaaaaaaaaatccattgAGAACCCCCTTCCTTGGCCATGGTTCCGCTACTGTTTGTAGCCACCTTCATCCTTCTTGGTCCATGAGCTTGTTCAATTCATGCCCGACCTTTTGCGTTTTTGTCATTAATTTGCTCTTTCTCAGATTTCAGGAAGTGGGTTTTCAACTGATACTACTGGTGCTTAAATTGGAAGTTGATTCGTTGTCCACTAAAAATGGGGATTACTGATATGGTACATTCACTTACAAATTGTCCTTCAGTTCATCTCTTTAGTGACAAAGAAATTCCTTTGGTAGTAATAATTAGTGGAGTTTATGCATTTACTCTGCCTCTGCTACCAGTCTATTATGCTTAGTTCACATTGCTTTCTCCTGCTCCTATTTGTGATTTGTGCATTTACATCGTCTCTGCTCTCAGCCTTTTTATAGTTGGTTCACATTAATGTCTCCTGGCTCTGTCAATTCTCTATTATAGTTCTTTCTGTTGCTCTTCCTCCGACTCTATATATGCGCTGTGATCCTGTTATCATTCTCTTCCCTCATATGTTTGCGTGACAAAGGACAGAGCACGTGCAAAATTTTTgaataaggaaagaaacaagaaaaatACAAAGCATAGTACAGACTATTTGTTTCTTGAAAGATAAATTAGAACACCATCTGAGAAAGTATCCCCTTGGTATTTTTTTGAAGTTTCTTAATAAAAGTTGCCTTACCTGATCCCCCCCACCCCCctccaaccaaaaaaaaaaaagaaaaaaaaagaaaccatCTGAGTGTTTTTATCTTGGAGTTGTCTTACACTAGTTAAAGTTCAGAAAGCATTTGCTGAAATGCCGTAAGCTGGATTATAGTCCCATGATTTTATTATGCTGACCGTCACAACTCTTTAGTCTTAGTTACTGAGGAAAATGGCTCTCGACCAGGATAAGAATAGATTTAGAGAACTCACAACTAAATTCTGGAGCTAACATGGAAACACAGAAACGAAGCAAAGACAACCCAACCAAAGAATTATAACATAAACTACCAACCTTATATGTATTCCCGGTCTTAAGTTGCCTATATTTTATGAGCTTGCTAGATTGGTATTGATTTTGATTCCTAATCATCTACATTATAAGGAATTCAACTTGTCTTTTGGCATCTGAATACATAAGGAACATTATTACCCTCCCAAGCCAGCTTGCAAACATCTCTAACTCATAATGGTctgaaagaaaatccaaaaatagtaGTTACCTTATGTTCCTCTCTCATATTCTATTCGGCACCTGTTCAATGCATTTATTCCTAGTGTCATTTCTTAAAAATTGAGAAATCTTTGAAGCTAATTACATTTCTTCTTGAGACATCCAAAATTGGTGAATTTTTCCTATTGTTTATCTTCTTTTATATTTTGCCAGTCAACTCCCGATGTTTATCAAACATTTAGATGAACACCTGAATTCATCGGTATATGCTTTTACCGTCTTTTTAACAAAAAAAGTAATGTAGCATATACTGATGGATTCCATTGTTTATTATCATATGTTTTCTGACTTTGAACGATTGTCTCGATCTTCTTCCATGAGTTCATCTAGTAAGTTGACTATCCATTTTGTTTTCCTTTGAATTTAGTCTCTCCCAGCTAATCTATCCAAACTTTTCAGACAATAAAAACTTCAATATTGCACTTAATTGTGTTCTGTTAACTGGGACTTACCTAAAATAGAGTTGCATAATGAGTCTGATGTCCTTTGATGGAAAAAccagtttatttttaaaaaaaatattgctGTATAATTAGAAAAGATGGTGTTTTGGGAATTTAATAAATCAAACATCTAATACCCAGGGCAATCGAGCAACTTAGATTGATGAGAAGCGGAAAGCTAGaccttttgttataaaataatgaAGCCCACCAACATATAATACATAAAAAACATAAAAGGAGGAAAACTCTTGGTTGCAGCCTAGAAAATCTTACTTGCAGATTGATCCATATGTTATCTATACATCACTATGTCCTTGTTAATCAATGGATTGAAACCCTTTCAACCCAATTTGAGAGTAATTCATTAGCATGAAAAGAGTTCTTATGTTGGAGTATTAAATCCTTTTTCCAGGTACATAGCCTTTTCTCTTGTTTCAAGACACGGTCCACAAACAATGATGATGATTCATCCCATAATGTCGAGTTTGCTGGTGGAAATGTGTGCCTTATTACTACGAAAGAAAGTTGGGATCAGAAGTTGGCAGAAGCAAATAAAGAGGGCAAAATTGTGAGtacctcccccctcccccccccctccccccccctctTTGCATTTTatacatgtgtgtgtgtgtgtgtgtgtatgtgtacatacaaatatgtgtgtgtgtgagagagagtaaTTTTTATTAAATGGAGATTATTCCAGAAGTTGAAGAAACCTAAATTTTTATGCAGTCGGAAATATGTTCTTGCGTTTGTGATAGAGTCAAGCCTTTGGCACTTGATTGAGGAATAAACGATTATGGATCCAAATAGAGCATTTATTATAGGGAAAAAGGCCAAATTTACCCCTTTTTTGAAATATTAGTCTGTGGCCATATGTACCCTCAAcattaacaaaattttaaaaactacCCTAAAACCTAACGGATTCCCATTGGGTTATTTATTTACCCGATTTCACTTCAGTAACGCATAACCCGTAGCCCATTTAACCCATTTTATAAAATGGAATGACCCGTATTATTTTAAATGTCTTAGGACATTTTATTCCATTTTGGAGAAAGACTGACGTGCGATGTCTTTTCAAACAACTTGTGCAATGTTTCTTCCAAATCAGTAAGAGAAGTTCTCCGTAAAAATTCGGATAAAAGACCTATTAAAAGAAGGAACAAACGTAAATAACAATAAGAGAAATAGAAAtagcaaaattaaccaaaacaCACAATATACAACTCAAAACATACATATCAACACGTATTTGACAATTTTAGCACATACCCAAAACCCTAACACGAAAACACAACTCAGAAAACCCTAAACCAATTATGTCAAAAACCCTACGACATAAATAGAAAACAATCTTACAAGAAACCAACTAAAATAAACATAATCAGAGAAATTTAGGAAGAAAGATTGCACCTTTGAAGAGAAATTTTGGAAGCAAAATCACAGAGGCATTAAAACCTAAGACATAGCACTTCGGTCTCTCCTTCAAAATGGAATAAAATGTCTCAAGACATTTAGAAAAATGGGTCGATCCATTTTATATTATGGGTTACGGGTTTATGTGTTAATTAAGCGAAATCGGGTAAATAAAATAACCCGGTGAAAAATCCGTTAGGTTTGAGGgtattttttaaaactttgttaACGGTGAGGGTAAATTTGGCCACATAGTATAACGGAGGATAAATATGACCAATATTACAAAGTACAACGGTAAATTTCACTCTGTTCCTTTTATTATACGAAGTGCACTAGCCAAATGTATGTTCGGCAACTAAAAGCCTGATATCAGCTACTGTTTGGCGCCAGACATTGTTAAACTTTCAACTTTGCCCTCATTTTGATAAATGTTTGTGTTAGGGCTTGGCAGGAGATAATGATCTTGTTTCTAAATTCTCTCTTTTGACTCACAGTTGCCTTTTTGAGagtgagaaagaaaagagggggTTGTCTTTTGGGGGTTTGTTGGGGGGATAGGGGGGTAGAGAGAAATTTATTGGGAGATTGTGGCAGGGTCAATTATTTAGGAGAATGGAGGGGTATTTGGTTGCGGTATTAGAACTAAACTCCCTTTAAAGATGCAGTTGGTCTTTGATGGATTTCTTTTTTGGTGGTTGGGGGGGGGGTGTTCAGATGTGGTAAGCATATTCTAATATTGTTCAAGCTCGAGTTGATTTTGAAAATCTTCACTTGTTTATTTGATGAACCTACTTTATGGAGTTGACAATTCAACTCTATTAGCTAGGTTTCTAACTAGTTACTTGCTTAGTCTACATGAACAGACTCGGTAACTATCAATTGCTAAAGGCATGTTAAAGTTTGGCTTGGTAAATTTTATGTCAATCTTGAACATGTGTCTTTATATGTCATTTATACTTCGTGGCCTGAGATAACCGTAAAAATTTCTATGTGCAGCACTTTTCTTTCCATTCATCAATTTCTTTTCGTGTTATGGGGAGATCATCTATGCAAAGCTAAATTGAAGTTTTAGGAGGATAAACCTTATTAAAAAAGAATTGGAGTTTTTGGAGAATAACTTGAAAAGCAATCAATTTTATGTAATACACTTCCTTTTAACCCTTTTAGTTTGTCCCAAAAAAAATGACACATTTCTCTTGTTGGAAACTATTAAGTATTAATTAAAGTATCCCCATTTACCCCTAATAAAATGACTTGTTGGGACCCACCTGATATAAAAGCTTATTTTTCTGTAAGGAGAGAATAATGAAAAAGACATGTAAAACTCTGACCACTACACGTTTAAAAGGATAATTTTGGTACTTTGCAAAATTTGGCTTACATGTCAAAagtcttctttaatttcttaaaTTGCATGTCCACTTGAACATCTTCACATAAAATGGGACTGAGGGAGTGTTATGTTTTATTTTGTGGAGGGAAAAATAAATAATTAGCATGAGGATCTTGCTTTCAGTACTCTTATGAACGATTTTGGTAGGACTGCGTGACATGGTGTTGGTCACAAGAAAATTTTGAATGTTTTTATTTCATCAAGATGGAGAGTATGCTTTTCATGTTTACCATTTACTTGCCCTGCTGGTTGCTGCAGATGTGTCAATCTGTAGGACATTCTTCTGGAATCCACATACTGATCCTTAAGTACTCATTGAAAACttgctaaaaaataaaaaattagaaGAAGTTGTGTCTTGTCCATACTCAAGTGCAAACTCACACCTCTATGCATGTAACTAATTCTCAAAGAAGGCCGAGttacattaaaaaaaaaaaaaagttaaggcACTTGTAAACTCTATAGGTACCAAATTAAGGTCTCTCCCTCAAGCACGTTGGTGTGCTCGCATGTGCAGGGAGAGGGATACAGACAGAAAGGCGCAGAGGTTTCCACATATAGTCTTTGTTTTCGCCTTGTTCTACTTTTTGCATTTTGCCTGCAGTGTTTTCTAGCATTTTGGACCTTTCTTACGCAAGTGAAATATTTGCAGGTTATTGCGAATTTCAGTGCTTCATGGTGTGGTCCATGTAGAATGATTGCCCCATTCTACTGTGAGCTGTCTGAGAAATATCTTTCTCTGATGTTTCTAACAGTCGATGTTGATGAGCTTACAGTAAGTAGCAAGAATTTCAATTGAGAAATTTCAGAGTTCAATCCTTCTGCTTTCCCGACTAGCTAACTCTTTAGATTTCACTGTTTTTTTATGTCTGCTCTATTGAAACTCTGGCTATTTAAGTAATTCTTCTGGAGTCCCAGCGTCTGGGAGATAAATGAACAAGACTTGAATTACTTGATACCAACATTCATATGATACGAGTGTTTGTTTGATGTTTTGTTGGATTATTTTCCAACAGTAATCTGAAAGTTTTGGCAGCTCAAGTtcattgtttgtttgttttttttttttttttttattgggtTCAGGAATTTAGTTCATCCTGGGATATCAAAGCAACTCCAACTTTCTTTTTCCTCAAGGACAGCCAGCAGATTGACAAACTTGTAGGGGCCAATAAACCAGAGCTGCAGAAGAAAATAACCGCGATTGCAGACACACAGGTAGTATGTGAGACGCAACCGCAGTAATGGCTCTCAGAGGTGGGAATTTTGTTAAAATCCCTGCTTTCCAATTTTATCATGATTTCAGGTCTCCGATGGGACTCCTTCCTTACTTTGAGTTGCTGTCATTATGTTGTACAGTTGTACGTTGAGCCACTACTAATTTCAATCCATATTCAACCCCCCTCCTCTCTTTTTggaacaaaaaaataaataaaaacaaaagaaaatgatgTGGTCAGAATAAAAGTAGGGTTGCTTGTTTTTGATATTCTGATTGTGAGAGAAGGTTCAATATGCAAAAAGGTTGTATCATAAACGTGATTGACTTGTGTATATTCTATTCCTTGTCATTTTCATATTGGAATTTTTGAATATATTCTTGTACAAATGCTTTGTAGAATTGTGGGAAAGATGCGCTGAACGGCTGTACCAAGCTTGCAAAGTGTATTAACTAAAATCTAGCATGTGAAGTAATTCAATTAGAGGTCCTGTCTGGCATTTGCATCTCCAAATATCCTTCAAAGGCAaggaactttttttttttattcgttCTCTGTGACCAAATCAGACcaataaatatataatatatgctTTTTATATATAACTAATACAAATCCTATATCAAAATGTGAAATAATATTTGAAAGCATTATACTTTTAAAATTTTATTCTGCACCATAACGTcaaatatttattttgtaaaaagtgtataaacttttatttttagaaaacaaAGGAAGTACACTACCAAATCAATATTTCATATATAGCTGAGTCAAATTTCGTAAGTTTTGATCGAAATACAGAATAAAATTCATGCGTTAAATGCAGAGAcatttaaaatacaaaaatatgtggaGTTGCGGCATTTCATAAAAAATATCGTCATTAGTGAGTTGCAAGCACAGATATCGTAAAGATCTTATACAAACATAACAATGTCGCATACACGTACGCTCGTAATGTagccgaagtcaaatttattttgACAACTAGTGAATTGATCCTGTAAAGGACCTTATCGATTtatgaagtaattttttttaatgctTTAATATTAAAGATATTTAGTTATTTTATAatccaaatagattagattttaTTATGTATTTAGTTTTATCTTTCTTTAACTTTTCATCACTTGTGTACTTTTTGTTTGTCAGAGAATGATTTTATATAGTTGCCCATAAAGGTGAAACGGTATTtgtattttttaagaaatatgaAAGAGAGATATGAACTTCAAAAAAATTGATCTCTTTAAATATGcatataaattttaattataCCTTTTTCTTTGTTCatttaatatatcaaaaaattATGTAACTTTTCTTCACCAGCTTTCAAAAGCTATATTTTATGCTTTTACTCTAAATCTATACCTTTCCTTTCTCAAAATCATCAAGGCTATGCTAAAATTTCATAAAATCTAAAAAGAATTGTTCATTTCCTAAAAAGCTTATCCAATAAATTTAACACACaacatcatcaaaaaggggaatgAATTCACAAGACGACGAAATTTTGCAAGCTTCAGTTTCATTGACATACTACTTTGGACAATTGAAAATTTATCATATACTAATTCCTTTcattaaaatagaaaataattGATATCAGAAACTCTAATACCAGGACAAACTTGCTTTCTCAATTCAACATATGTCATTCCGGTTAGAGACAAAATAGGAAGACGTGAACATCAAAAATAGAAATTATCAGAATCTGCTAAAACATATCAATACATCACCTTAAAAATAAAATAGGTAAAATTACACTCCCATATAACCTATTACGCACCCATTTTTAATTTGCTAAAAGAATCACAACCATGTATTAAAAGTAACAATGttcgaaaagaagttgaacacgGAGGGAAAGAGTCCAAAGCTGATATGCAAGCCAATTTTTTTGAGTTTATAATTCAACTATATTTTTATAGTCTAgttgagaaaaaaataaaaatagtttgCAGTTCATCATAAGTCTccatcatcttcttctgaatttGCTCAACTGATTCTCTACGTTCTTCCTCTGCTTCGTTCTTCATCCCGATTCATAAATTTTTAGATGACCCTTAAATACCTGTAATTTTTATGtgtccctaaaataaagggagaaaaggagaaaatattctTATGGTTTAAGTAATCACTATGTACCACTTTTAAGTGAcccaaaattaaagaagaaaaaaaaagagaacaatATTAGAGTTTAATTAACCATACCTTGATAGAAAATGTGAATTATTGGTCTTCATTTGCTGTAAAATTGCGATGGAGTATGAGTGTTTCTTAGAATTAGTCTGCATAAATAGACATTAAGGAAATATTTTTATGTAGAGTATGTCTGATCAAACACACctaaaattggaaaaaaataaagaaaaacattcCTACCATGGGTTCTTAGCAGCTTGTCCACACGATGCAGTGATATTGCTCCATTTTTTGTCCCACCATTACTTACTCTGCAAAGGTAAAAACTTCACCGAATAAGGATTCTTATAAATGAGATTATTTAGGCATTAAGCAAAACACGTATATGTAATAATAACAGTGGAGCTGAAAATAGAAAGCCATAAAATCCACTAACAGATACAAAACTAAGCTAAAGATGAGTCTCTCTATATACAGTGGTGTACTATTGTTTTATGTTTAATGAGGAAGAACCCTTTCAATTCCCTTATTAAGTTATGATGGAGGGCTTTAGTTTTCAAATTGATTGTAGAATTTGTTTCGTCATTCGTTTTAGATATGAAACGTTGTGGTAATAAATATGAATTGAATCAGTTGAAGAATGTGTGCTTTTATTTTGTGAAACGTTGGAGTAATTATTAGACTTTAACTACTTCTTACAATAAAATAATTAGGAAATAGAAAAAgtgttgaaaaattcaaaaaaagaggaaaaagataaATATTTTTCTTGACTTGAGAGGGGTGCCACCTCACTTTCTTAATgccctcttatatatatatatatatagatagatagatagatagatagatagatagatatttGGAACAACATCTCTTTCGTTCAGAATCAACAAGGGTTCGTAGAACGAAGGGAGTGTATAACTGGGGCGCAACCCCACTTTTTTGTTCGTAACGAGGGAGAGATAGAATGGAGTTCTTCACGAAGTTCGAAacaaaggaataaaaaaaagttTCTCTATGGCCTCCTCGTTTTGAGACATTATGGCTTAGGGGTCGACCCCGGTAACAAAGAAGGAATCCATAAAAACTTAGGATCCGACACCATGATAAAATACTACCCTCATGATTAGACCATGTCCCTGAGATTTGATAAAAGAAAGGTGCATTAGCGGTTAATACGTTGTAATTGGATAAGTTATTAGGAATATGACGGAACGAAAGACCAAGGAAAGAAAGAAGAATACACCAAAATGCAAGTGCTGCACCAAACACTGGTGGTTGTTTCTTGTTGTAAGTGAATGCAACGAAAAGACCCGTAAATAACGAATAATGAAACAATTCATATATTGACATTTCGTGCTCATTTCAAAATTTCTGCTTTGTTATTCCCATCATCCGGTAACCACAGGATGATCCACAAGAAAGGTGGCAGGATTCGAACCTATGGCCGGCCTGCCCCTGACCTGCTGGGTTGGGTGGCCGGGTTAGCACCCCTCGTCGCCTCTGTACCCGAAACAGATGCGCTGGCGCTACCCAGCGCCTAACCTTGTCTCCCCTACTCCTCTTCTGGTTGTGCCATTACCAATCGCGGGTAACCCCCGGTCCGGCCGCCCCTGACCTAAGAAGAACTATTATCCTTATGACCAAACAAGGATCAGCTTCTTACTTCTCGAGCGATAGTTCCACGATCCCGACCAGCAACTTCTTGGGAGTAGGGGCATCAAAGCTTGCCCAACCTAGTAAAGGGGCTTGACCGCGCTTCGCGCGATCATTTAAATATGCTATAATTATGTAATCATATTCCCATGTTGGATATTAGATATGGTGAAAATGAAATCGAAGTCCATCAATTTGAGCGTCTAATAAATAGGAGGTAAATAACATTTATTTGTAACAATGTAAACTTAAATTTTGTAAATGCAATAACATAATATTCGAATATACATATAGTCATTCTTTGCATGATTTATCTGGTAATACTCCTTTATATAATTCATTTTTAAGTTGTGCTTGCTCATACTTCAAATATTCTATCCGCATTTGTGTGATTCTTGTATACATCTCATCCATGGAGGGTTCAGGTTATTTTTCTACCTCTGTAACAAAAGACGAAGTTTTAATACAGCTAAGAATagtaaagtaataaaattatttaatttagcAAAAATAATTTACCTTGACAATTATTCAAGGAAGTTTGATGTCGTTGATCTATAATCTGTTTATCCATTGTAGAAATCCTGTATAATgtaagacaaattttagtgtgcagATATAAGCATATCATGAATTATATTATTAATGTATATTTAATATAGATCtctataattatgtattattttaTATGCTTAAATCTTTATGCTACTTTAGAGACAAAAGTATTTATGCAAAGGAATGTGATTTGTGTAGAACAATGGAAGAATAATGTATAGTTTAGGAATAAACCTGATATTTAAAAATTGCTCCTCTTCGTGGTTGTGTTATGTTTTGTGTTATTTTGAATCATCCTCCCATCTTCCTTGTATGGTGTATTTCTTGAATTTATAGGGGTAAATTGAATGTTTATTTGAATCGCTGGAGATCTTGAAAAAAAGATGTGTATCAACAATTTGAATGAGAATAGTAGGATGATTaaggatttattttatttttttaataggaAAGAGCCGTTAGTGATTTGGTGGAATAATGAGAGAATAGGAAGGTAAAGAGGAAAATGAGAGAATAGATGTataaaaagataaataataaataagaaagAACATACATTAAAGCGAAATCTTTTTCGGAATCTCACCAATGTAAAATTCATAAAAACAGGACAATATTCATTAATCAGTCGATTATTTTTAAAACTCTTTTAATGTTATAATTATTGTTTGTATTATAAATGGCCGTAAAGTATTAAGACCAACATAAGAAAAGTTAAATTTTGTAACTAAAAGTTCCTCAGCGAAAACTCAACCAGCTGACCACATATGAATTGCAATTGTGTATCATGTAGCCCTAAAGATCAATTCATGCGTCCTGTAATATCGAGATCAAATGTAGGTATATTGAGCTCCACAGACACCTATGGTAATTGAAAAAAATTCCGAGTAGATGCAAacacatataaaaaatatagttctCAAAAAATAACACGTACCAACATCTTTGCACTTCCAAAAGCACAAATCTTTAATTGTTTAAATAGAGGTTTAAAAAAATTAGTGTTGAACTTGATTTTGATGCAATAAGAGATTACTACCTGTAGACCAATTCAATAATTATCGAGATGGATAATTCCGTTTCACAAGGCTTAATATGGTATACGAATGCTTATTATACCTATAGAAATAAACATATACAACTGAATCTTATATTCGTACTCTATTAACACAGGGTTAAATAATcctctttcttttatgtttttgtcatttttttttattgaaCTGGGAGATCGGTAAAGGAGTGGTGcc
Coding sequences:
- the LOC104227340 gene encoding thioredoxin H9-like encodes the protein MGITDMVHSLFSCFKTRSTNNDDDSSHNVEFAGGNVCLITTKESWDQKLAEANKEGKIVIANFSASWCGPCRMIAPFYCELSEKYLSLMFLTVDVDELTEFSSSWDIKATPTFFFLKDSQQIDKLVGANKPELQKKITAIADTQVVCETQPQ